A window from Acidobacteriota bacterium encodes these proteins:
- a CDS encoding polysaccharide biosynthesis/export family protein — protein MRSTAIAFVFCGLVAPGVAGAQPTIGETRPAVAAEPPVGTPPLPPDYVIGPDDLLAIVFWKESDMSAEVVVRPDGKIALPLLNDVVAAGLTPVELRDRLAQAAKRYLTDPTPTVVVKQINSRKVFITGQVEKPGAYPLTGPTTVVQLIATAGGLKEYAKSSHIVVMRAAAGRQTARRFNYKDVLKGRNLRQNVELKPGDTVIVP, from the coding sequence ATGCGAAGCACCGCCATTGCCTTCGTGTTCTGCGGTCTCGTCGCGCCGGGCGTTGCGGGCGCCCAGCCGACGATCGGCGAGACGCGGCCGGCCGTCGCCGCCGAGCCGCCGGTCGGGACGCCGCCGCTGCCGCCCGATTACGTGATCGGCCCTGACGATCTGCTGGCCATCGTTTTCTGGAAAGAGAGCGACATGTCGGCCGAAGTGGTGGTCCGGCCCGACGGCAAGATCGCACTGCCGCTGCTGAACGACGTGGTGGCCGCCGGGTTGACGCCGGTGGAACTGCGCGATCGGCTGGCGCAGGCGGCGAAGCGATACCTCACCGATCCGACGCCGACCGTGGTGGTCAAACAGATCAACAGCCGCAAGGTGTTCATCACCGGTCAGGTGGAAAAGCCGGGCGCGTACCCGCTCACCGGCCCGACAACCGTCGTGCAGCTCATCGCGACCGCGGGCGGGCTGAAGGAATACGCCAAGTCATCGCACATCGTCGTGATGCGTGCGGCGGCGGGGCGCCAGACCGCGAGGCGGTTCAACTACAAGGACGTGCTCAAAGGGCGCAACCTCCGTCAGAACGTCGAGCTGAAGCCCGGGGACACGGTGATCGTGCCATGA
- a CDS encoding sigma-54-dependent Fis family transcriptional regulator has product MKAMEYHMRVAVSPLVGASKAMIQLHEEIERIARSDAKVLITGESGVGKELVARAVHQSSPRAARNFVAVNCAGLPETLLESELFGHVKGSFTGAYRDKPGKLELADRGTIFLDEVGEMTPRMQGLLLRFLETGELQKVGIDRSVSVADVRVIAATNRNLADMIAQGAFREDLFYRLNVINLWVPPLRERREDIPPLVDFFLKRALSRNGHVVRAVSPEVMSAFSAYSWPGNVRELENAVERMVVTGRSEVLTIDDIPAEIKAGRGGEMRPRKERRRTVADDLYKRLVQDQECFWSVVYPLYMRREITRDNVRDLVRKGLEETRGNYKIVAKLFNMDIRDYKKFLNFLRKHDCQLPFKAYR; this is encoded by the coding sequence ATGAAAGCCATGGAGTACCACATGCGGGTTGCTGTTTCTCCGCTGGTCGGCGCGAGCAAAGCGATGATCCAGCTCCACGAGGAGATCGAGCGCATCGCGCGTTCCGACGCGAAGGTCCTCATCACGGGTGAGAGTGGTGTCGGCAAGGAACTGGTCGCGCGCGCGGTGCACCAGAGCAGCCCGCGGGCGGCGCGCAACTTCGTCGCCGTCAACTGCGCCGGCCTGCCGGAAACGCTGCTCGAATCCGAACTGTTCGGCCACGTCAAGGGGAGCTTTACCGGAGCCTACCGCGACAAGCCCGGCAAGCTCGAACTGGCGGACCGCGGCACCATCTTCCTGGACGAAGTCGGTGAGATGACTCCCCGGATGCAGGGGCTGCTCCTCCGGTTTCTCGAGACGGGCGAGCTGCAGAAGGTGGGCATCGACCGCAGCGTGTCGGTTGCCGACGTGCGGGTGATCGCGGCGACCAACCGGAACCTGGCCGACATGATCGCGCAGGGCGCCTTCCGGGAAGACCTCTTCTACCGCCTGAACGTGATCAACCTCTGGGTGCCGCCGCTCCGCGAGCGCCGCGAAGACATCCCGCCGCTCGTCGACTTCTTCCTCAAGCGCGCCCTGTCGCGCAACGGCCACGTGGTCCGCGCGGTGTCGCCCGAGGTGATGTCGGCCTTCTCGGCGTACTCCTGGCCCGGGAACGTGCGGGAGCTGGAAAACGCGGTGGAGCGCATGGTCGTGACCGGGCGGAGCGAGGTGCTCACCATCGATGACATCCCGGCCGAGATCAAGGCGGGACGCGGCGGGGAGATGCGGCCTCGCAAGGAACGACGGCGCACCGTGGCCGACGATCTCTACAAACGCCTCGTGCAGGACCAGGAGTGTTTCTGGAGCGTCGTCTACCCGTTGTACATGCGCCGCGAGATCACCCGGGACAACGTGCGCGACCTGGTGCGGAAGGGGCTCGAGGAGACCCGCGGCAACTACAAGATCGTCGCGAAGCTGTTCAACATGGACATCCGCGACTACAAGAAGTTCCTGAACTTCCTGCGGAAGCACGACTGCCAGCTGCCATTCAAGGCCTACAGGTAA